Proteins co-encoded in one Chitinophagales bacterium genomic window:
- a CDS encoding pectate lyase, whose translation MSSLKYLSLLITFFLFIAFVSCNKNNGVTVDDDNPIIEEPDTTTVENPDTTTIENPDTTNITEVIAFPGAEGFGKTTTGGRGGKIYYVTNLEDSGAGSFRQAVEKAGPRYILFKVSGTIALKSRLNINNGNLTIAGQTAPGDGICIKDFPVVINADNVIIRFMRFRLGEDKNQQADGLECRFHKDIIIDHCSISWSVDECMTLYVNESTTLQWSIVSESLNNSVHEKGAHGYGGIWGGKNASFHHNLLAHHNSRNPRLGETAGDAFALTDLVDLRNNVIYNWGGNNCYGGEAMNVNIVNCYYKSGPASSNKSRIVSIDKNKTVGTDVYDIWGKFYIEGNFLEGYPNATNDNWTFGVYNQFHSSYGTVSSADKTAMRMLTEHPINDNVTTHTAQVAYEKVLDIGGASLSRDAVDNRVIENVRNGDYSFEGSDGSTKGIIDSQNDVGGWPDLISTEAPMDTSGDGIPDNWKESHQLDVNLDQANGRDLHANFDNVEVYINSLVEDIVAKQK comes from the coding sequence ATGTCCTCCCTAAAATACCTTTCATTACTAATAACTTTCTTTCTGTTTATAGCTTTTGTCAGTTGCAACAAAAATAATGGAGTCACAGTAGATGATGATAACCCAATCATTGAAGAACCTGACACTACAACCGTCGAAAATCCCGATACTACAACCATCGAAAATCCTGACACTACAAACATCACCGAAGTAATAGCCTTCCCTGGCGCAGAAGGTTTTGGCAAAACTACCACTGGCGGGAGAGGTGGAAAAATCTATTATGTCACAAACTTAGAAGATTCAGGCGCAGGCAGTTTCCGCCAGGCAGTAGAAAAAGCTGGACCGAGGTATATACTATTCAAAGTTTCAGGAACAATTGCCTTAAAATCAAGGTTAAACATCAATAATGGCAACCTCACTATAGCAGGCCAAACAGCCCCTGGTGACGGTATTTGTATCAAAGATTTCCCAGTAGTTATCAATGCTGACAATGTAATCATCAGATTCATGCGTTTTAGATTAGGTGAGGACAAAAATCAGCAGGCTGACGGGTTGGAATGTCGTTTTCATAAAGATATAATCATTGACCATTGCTCTATAAGTTGGTCGGTGGATGAGTGTATGACCTTGTATGTCAATGAAAGCACGACTCTTCAATGGTCTATCGTCTCTGAGAGCCTCAACAATTCGGTCCACGAAAAAGGCGCACATGGCTACGGCGGTATCTGGGGTGGAAAAAACGCTTCGTTTCACCACAATCTTTTAGCTCACCACAATAGCCGCAACCCCCGTCTGGGTGAGACTGCAGGAGATGCCTTTGCACTAACTGATTTGGTTGACCTTCGAAACAATGTGATTTACAATTGGGGCGGCAACAACTGTTATGGTGGTGAAGCAATGAATGTGAACATTGTAAATTGTTATTACAAATCTGGTCCCGCTTCTTCAAATAAAAGCCGTATTGTATCTATTGATAAAAATAAAACGGTCGGTACGGATGTATATGATATTTGGGGCAAATTCTACATTGAAGGCAACTTTTTGGAAGGCTATCCTAATGCAACCAACGACAATTGGACGTTTGGCGTTTATAACCAATTCCACTCTAGTTATGGAACTGTTTCATCAGCAGATAAAACAGCCATGCGAATGCTCACCGAACACCCAATTAATGACAATGTAACTACCCATACAGCCCAAGTAGCTTATGAAAAAGTCCTAGACATTGGAGGAGCATCCTTGTCAAGAGATGCAGTAGATAATCGAGTCATTGAGAACGTCCGCAATGGAGACTATTCTTTTGAAGGTTCTGATGGCAGCACCAAAGGTATCATTGATTCCCAAAACGATGTTGGTGGTTGGCCTGACTTGATTTCCACTGAAGCACCGATGGATACTTCTGGTGACGGGATTCCAGATAATTGGAAAGAATCCCATCAGTTGGATGTCAATTTGGATCAGGCGAATGGTCGAGACTTGCACGCTAATTTTGATAATGTGGAAGTGTATATCAATAGTTTAGTGGAAGATATTGTAGCGAAGCAAAAATAG
- a CDS encoding T9SS type A sorting domain-containing protein yields MKKNILLFISLMLIFICHITAQDQCESIGWANYDGTTFVGTPTGGGTTTPIEVTTFAAFKAAAESTGPKVIYIKNSMGAGYINTTGDVVKVKSDKTIIGYPGVVVRASFQIGSGVSNVIIRNIKVEGPPATNASQGWDNCNIDGASRIWIDHCEFENGGDGNFDVVKGADNVSVTWCVFTYKEDGVHNYSNLIGSSDNEPISHGKLNITYLNCWWKDCNDRLPRSRYGKIHVANCYFSMRSGMTSSNGTGAGFMANCRVENCEYENIKNPCKMLSGTSEGICKPLNCSFVNCSGNTSGGVAGGYTVFVPPYSTALVAATEVKSIVTDPDCGAGPTMDSPIQCGCLDTGISDIQDIKIKLYPNPSSDSFHITGFEGKATVLVFDISGKQLLTKEVFESEAIAVETLPEGIYMVKTMTAKGSSQIKLLKK; encoded by the coding sequence ATGAAAAAGAATATATTGTTATTTATCAGTTTAATGCTAATTTTTATTTGCCACATCACAGCACAAGATCAGTGTGAATCTATTGGATGGGCAAATTATGATGGAACTACTTTTGTTGGTACTCCAACTGGTGGAGGTACTACAACACCTATTGAAGTAACTACTTTTGCAGCTTTTAAAGCTGCGGCGGAATCAACAGGCCCTAAAGTAATCTATATCAAAAATTCGATGGGTGCGGGTTATATAAATACTACAGGAGATGTGGTAAAAGTAAAATCAGATAAAACCATTATAGGATATCCTGGTGTCGTAGTCCGTGCTTCTTTTCAGATAGGTAGTGGAGTCAGCAATGTTATTATTCGAAACATTAAAGTGGAAGGACCTCCCGCTACCAATGCCTCACAAGGGTGGGATAACTGCAACATTGATGGTGCTTCAAGAATTTGGATAGATCATTGTGAGTTTGAAAATGGCGGAGATGGGAATTTTGATGTAGTCAAAGGTGCTGATAATGTTTCGGTAACCTGGTGCGTTTTTACTTACAAAGAAGATGGTGTTCACAATTATTCAAATCTTATCGGATCCAGTGACAATGAACCTATTAGTCACGGCAAATTGAATATAACATATTTAAATTGTTGGTGGAAAGATTGCAATGATCGTTTGCCACGAAGTCGATATGGCAAAATACATGTGGCTAATTGTTATTTTTCTATGCGTTCAGGAATGACGAGCAGTAATGGAACAGGTGCTGGGTTTATGGCAAATTGTAGGGTTGAAAATTGTGAATATGAAAACATCAAGAATCCCTGCAAAATGTTATCGGGTACATCCGAAGGAATTTGTAAGCCGTTGAATTGCTCTTTCGTCAATTGTAGTGGGAATACTTCGGGAGGAGTTGCAGGAGGTTATACGGTTTTTGTTCCCCCTTATTCTACAGCTTTAGTTGCCGCAACAGAGGTAAAAAGTATCGTTACAGACCCAGATTGTGGAGCTGGTCCAACGATGGACAGTCCTATCCAATGTGGCTGTTTAGATACAGGAATATCTGATATTCAAGATATTAAAATAAAGTTATACCCAAATCCATCAAGTGATTCTTTTCACATAACTGGCTTTGAAGGGAAAGCTACTGTTTTGGTATTCGACATAAGTGGAAAACAGCTTCTTACAAAAGAAGTATTTGAAAGCGAAGCTATTGCAGTAGAAACGCTTCCAGAAGGAATCTATATGGTGAAAACTATGACTGCAAAGGGATCATCTCAAATAAAGTTATTGAAGAAATAG
- a CDS encoding T9SS type A sorting domain-containing protein, with protein sequence MKNLQFIFVLFLLTASLFAQTPDFSIMGFAKMNGGTTGGEGGEVVTPTTFDELNTYCTSSQPYVILIDREFKGSNPDASNPNAPVRRVINMTSNKTLLGVGSNGFINQISVNINSKQNIIIRNIKFTMKDVPVDISGSEVKILGTNNDPDIISISADLSSIPATDRMTRNIWIDHCEFYNEDPSVMTDQDRYDGLLDMKNDSQFITISWCVFRDHHKGCLSGSGNSDNHDRKTTMHHNFFDNISSRTPLQRYGKLHLLNNYIVNCENGLNVRIQSEAVAEKNYFKDTKKPIFGKPSEGGSATEIDNYFDNCQRLSAVHIPSTSSPDADPLSASEEYNANEYVIPYEYSTYVTEVADVPNVVTEWAGIGKIASNPTSITMYQIDEVNEILFSSTFVKDELTISIDAKTNFASVITVTDMNGKTVLNKNELVVAGKNKVSLDMSSFSSGIYICNLYAAGKQIAAAKIYKSN encoded by the coding sequence ATGAAAAACTTACAATTTATATTCGTTTTATTTCTATTAACAGCTTCATTATTTGCCCAAACACCCGATTTTTCAATAATGGGTTTTGCAAAAATGAATGGCGGAACAACTGGCGGTGAAGGAGGTGAAGTGGTTACTCCTACTACTTTTGACGAACTCAATACATACTGCACATCGTCCCAACCGTATGTTATTTTAATTGACCGAGAATTCAAAGGGTCAAACCCAGATGCTTCAAATCCCAATGCTCCTGTGCGAAGAGTAATTAATATGACTTCTAACAAGACACTTTTAGGAGTTGGCTCTAATGGGTTTATCAACCAAATTAGCGTCAATATCAATTCGAAGCAAAATATCATTATCAGAAATATAAAATTTACTATGAAAGACGTTCCTGTCGATATCTCAGGCTCAGAGGTAAAAATTTTGGGAACGAACAATGACCCTGATATTATTTCTATTTCGGCTGACCTGAGTTCAATTCCTGCTACTGATCGCATGACGAGAAATATTTGGATTGACCACTGTGAGTTTTACAACGAAGACCCTTCGGTAATGACCGATCAAGACAGATATGACGGGCTTTTGGATATGAAAAACGATTCCCAATTTATCACCATTTCGTGGTGTGTTTTTCGTGACCATCACAAAGGTTGTTTGTCTGGTTCGGGAAACTCTGACAATCACGACCGAAAAACCACTATGCACCACAATTTTTTTGACAATATTTCTTCTCGAACCCCATTGCAGCGATATGGTAAGTTACACTTGTTAAACAATTATATAGTCAACTGTGAAAATGGTCTAAATGTAAGAATTCAGTCAGAAGCAGTTGCAGAAAAAAATTACTTCAAAGATACCAAAAAACCCATTTTTGGAAAACCTTCTGAAGGTGGTTCAGCTACTGAAATAGACAATTATTTTGATAATTGCCAGCGATTATCTGCTGTTCATATCCCTTCAACAAGTTCTCCAGATGCTGATCCTTTGAGTGCGTCAGAAGAATACAATGCCAATGAGTATGTTATTCCTTATGAATATAGCACTTATGTGACAGAGGTTGCTGATGTTCCTAATGTGGTGACAGAATGGGCAGGTATTGGCAAAATTGCCTCAAATCCAACAAGTATAACTATGTACCAGATTGATGAGGTAAATGAAATTCTATTTTCTTCAACTTTTGTAAAGGATGAATTGACTATTTCAATTGATGCCAAAACCAATTTTGCTTCGGTTATAACAGTGACGGACATGAATGGGAAAACCGTATTGAATAAAAATGAATTGGTTGTTGCAGGGAAGAATAAAGTCAGCTTAGACATGAGTTCTTTTAGTAGCGGGATTTATATATGTAATTTGTACGCCGCAGGTAAGCAGATTGCAGCAGCAAAAATATATAAGAGCAATTAG
- the pelA gene encoding pectate lyase: MKKITTNTILFAFFLLLSVTTSIFSQTNSTTKKNKNSVEEKSRNFPSNWWATYKERDTEWFRSKEAKNIADNIISWQTPEGGWPLMNTTNEPWTGDESAIGPWGRNGTLIYATTNEIRFLSNVFIATQQTQYKDAAIKGIHYIFDAQTPTGGWPKAFPIHSDDYKRHITFNDGCMENGLTLLKDLYTDEKYSFLDSTLVVQIKERYNLGIECILKCQIVTNGKLTGWCQQHDEKTCQPRPGRTFEPAAISGSESIGIIKLLMEVENPTLEVKKSIEAAVQWIEASKIEGFAVETIPDSTFELRKIDRKVVANPNSVLWARYYEIDTNRPIFLGRDGITKYHLAEIEQERRTGYAWYGEWGKALNEIYTAWATKWGVDISNSTALDHPKDGYFITSDSLRIHYLTKGEGTPIILIHGLSGTAYGNWYKNGIADTLAKNHFVVALDCRNHGLSDKPAGGELAWGSETEVIELMNHLNIDKAHFHGYSMGGAIIGQLMAKVPERFITASMGGYGIPETDSVWIAKIPEESKGVDPDAKEAYQKLVMAYLESKGMNEKEIEEFINTPRPPRPKILPPPLTIDLTQIEFPVMTILGEFDRAVGKSHRMKRQIKNFRHVVLPGKSHNTAIMADYIPSLYIESLVDFIDSNDK; this comes from the coding sequence ATGAAAAAGATAACTACAAACACTATCCTTTTCGCATTTTTCCTTTTACTTTCTGTCACTACTTCAATATTTTCTCAAACCAACTCAACTACTAAAAAAAACAAAAATTCTGTTGAAGAAAAATCAAGAAATTTTCCTTCAAACTGGTGGGCAACATACAAAGAAAGGGATACGGAATGGTTTCGCAGCAAAGAAGCAAAAAACATTGCAGATAATATTATAAGTTGGCAAACTCCCGAAGGAGGCTGGCCACTGATGAATACGACCAATGAACCGTGGACAGGAGATGAAAGTGCCATCGGCCCTTGGGGACGAAATGGCACCCTTATCTATGCCACAACGAATGAAATAAGGTTTTTGTCAAATGTATTTATCGCAACTCAGCAAACTCAATATAAAGATGCTGCCATAAAAGGCATCCATTACATTTTTGACGCACAAACACCTACGGGAGGATGGCCCAAAGCTTTTCCCATTCACAGTGATGATTACAAACGACACATCACCTTCAATGATGGCTGTATGGAAAACGGTTTGACCTTATTGAAGGATTTATACACTGACGAAAAATATTCATTTTTAGACTCTACACTTGTCGTTCAAATAAAAGAAAGATACAATTTGGGTATAGAATGTATTCTAAAATGCCAAATTGTAACCAATGGCAAACTCACAGGTTGGTGTCAACAACACGACGAAAAAACTTGCCAGCCCAGACCTGGGCGAACCTTTGAGCCTGCTGCAATAAGTGGTTCGGAAAGCATTGGGATTATCAAATTGTTGATGGAGGTAGAAAACCCAACACTTGAAGTAAAAAAATCAATTGAAGCGGCTGTTCAGTGGATTGAAGCCTCCAAAATCGAAGGTTTTGCAGTCGAAACCATACCTGATTCAACCTTTGAACTAAGAAAAATTGACCGAAAAGTGGTTGCCAATCCCAATTCTGTCCTTTGGGCAAGGTATTATGAAATTGATACAAATCGCCCCATTTTTTTGGGTAGAGATGGTATCACAAAATACCATCTTGCTGAGATTGAACAAGAGCGTCGAACAGGATATGCTTGGTATGGTGAATGGGGCAAGGCACTAAACGAAATCTATACAGCTTGGGCTACCAAATGGGGAGTTGACATTTCGAATTCAACAGCTCTAGACCATCCCAAAGATGGCTATTTTATTACCTCTGACAGTTTACGAATACATTATTTGACCAAAGGTGAAGGCACTCCCATTATTTTGATTCATGGACTTTCAGGTACAGCCTATGGAAATTGGTACAAGAATGGAATCGCTGATACATTGGCAAAAAATCATTTTGTGGTGGCATTGGACTGTAGAAATCACGGACTTAGCGACAAGCCTGCGGGTGGCGAATTGGCATGGGGTTCTGAAACGGAGGTGATAGAACTGATGAATCACCTCAATATTGACAAAGCACATTTTCATGGATACTCTATGGGAGGTGCGATTATTGGGCAACTTATGGCGAAAGTGCCAGAACGATTCATTACTGCAAGCATGGGAGGATATGGAATTCCCGAAACAGATTCTGTTTGGATTGCTAAAATACCCGAAGAAAGTAAAGGCGTAGACCCCGATGCAAAAGAAGCGTATCAAAAATTGGTGATGGCTTATTTGGAAAGCAAAGGGATGAACGAAAAGGAAATTGAAGAATTTATAAACACACCTCGACCTCCAAGACCCAAAATATTACCTCCGCCTCTCACTATAGACTTAACTCAAATAGAGTTTCCAGTGATGACCATTTTGGGAGAGTTCGATAGGGCAGTCGGTAAATCACATCGTATGAAACGACAAATAAAAAACTTTAGGCATGTGGTGCTTCCTGGAAAATCACACAACACCGCAATCATGGCAGATTATATACCCTCACTTTACATCGAATCTCTTGTTGATTTTATTGACAGCAACGATAAATAA
- a CDS encoding acetylxylan esterase has product MKTLFTLTLILITLSSSSLLGQENFNALSWRQNTAFNAYLMREVHQQYAERTVELNNALKSKAAMIEYRDDLRKRYESMLGDFPKKEALNAQVLKISPENGFTIETIIFESLPKRYVTANLYLPEGKGPFAASLHLCGHGIKGKAGSLIAPLMAQNGIAVLVIDPIGQGERIQFLKDDGKSATRGATTEHTLLNAGCNLLGSNLAAYEWWDNHRAIDYLETRTDIDKNRLAAYGSSGGGTQTAYLIGLEKRLKVASICSYFSQRERVLELSGASDGCQHIPNEGSEHIEIADFVTMFAPKPVLIMSGLYDFVDYWGASQGFNELKKVYETLGEGEAIQQLTTESGHGMPKEKREALVTWFRRWLYNDPNPVIEKQPFRTDETKTQCTSSGQVLTEFSDAISIPEYNQILAKKWAKERSLFLLQNDSIVRQKVFSLLGMNLTTQEVTAEQTSFSKEKNYDLYKYQLVRKGELPLPCVVLIPETLSSSSKVVIWLNESGKDNILKDESILNHSVKQGEILVVADLRGYGETTDPENFNESKYWNSEYRNAMIGLHIRKTIVGQRVTDIFSLLDFISTNAQFADYPIQLKANGTYGPVAIHATYLDRRIAQTEISNSIKSYLEFIENPMQRNAYTNVVPSVLKYYDLKDLCGKAGKSRIKFMD; this is encoded by the coding sequence ATGAAAACCCTTTTCACCCTCACCCTTATCTTGATAACCCTAAGTTCTTCTTCTCTTTTGGGACAAGAAAACTTCAATGCACTTTCTTGGAGACAAAATACTGCCTTCAATGCCTACCTTATGCGAGAAGTACACCAGCAATACGCTGAACGTACAGTAGAATTGAACAACGCATTGAAGTCCAAAGCAGCAATGATAGAATATCGGGATGACTTGCGGAAAAGGTATGAATCCATGTTAGGAGACTTTCCCAAAAAAGAAGCTTTGAATGCACAAGTCCTAAAAATTTCTCCTGAAAATGGATTCACAATAGAAACCATCATTTTTGAAAGCCTTCCCAAAAGATATGTCACTGCAAACCTTTACTTACCCGAAGGCAAAGGTCCTTTCGCCGCCTCTTTGCATTTATGTGGACATGGCATAAAAGGCAAAGCAGGTTCGTTAATAGCCCCTTTGATGGCACAAAATGGGATAGCAGTATTGGTTATCGACCCTATCGGTCAAGGCGAACGAATACAATTCTTAAAAGACGACGGTAAATCTGCAACCCGTGGTGCGACCACCGAACACACCTTACTCAATGCAGGCTGCAATTTGTTGGGCAGCAATCTTGCGGCTTATGAATGGTGGGACAATCACCGAGCCATTGACTATTTAGAAACTCGAACCGACATTGATAAAAACCGATTGGCAGCTTATGGCAGTTCGGGGGGAGGCACACAAACCGCCTATTTGATAGGCCTAGAAAAGCGTTTGAAGGTAGCTTCAATATGCAGTTATTTTTCACAGCGTGAGCGAGTATTGGAGTTAAGTGGAGCTTCTGATGGCTGCCAACACATACCAAATGAAGGAAGCGAACATATCGAAATTGCAGATTTCGTCACCATGTTTGCACCCAAACCAGTGTTAATCATGTCGGGTTTATACGATTTTGTGGATTATTGGGGAGCGAGTCAAGGCTTCAACGAACTAAAAAAAGTTTATGAAACCTTGGGCGAAGGTGAAGCTATCCAACAATTGACCACCGAAAGCGGACATGGGATGCCGAAAGAAAAACGGGAAGCATTAGTGACTTGGTTTCGTAGATGGCTGTACAACGACCCAAATCCCGTTATCGAAAAACAACCCTTCAGAACCGATGAAACTAAAACCCAATGTACTTCAAGTGGGCAAGTACTTACAGAGTTTTCGGATGCTATTTCGATACCAGAATACAATCAGATTCTTGCCAAAAAATGGGCTAAAGAACGCAGTCTTTTTCTACTTCAAAATGATTCTATTGTTCGACAAAAAGTATTTAGTCTTTTGGGGATGAACCTTACAACACAAGAAGTCACAGCTGAACAGACAAGTTTCAGCAAGGAAAAAAACTATGACCTCTACAAATATCAACTTGTTCGAAAAGGCGAATTACCGCTACCCTGTGTTGTACTAATACCCGAAACTCTATCTTCAAGTAGTAAGGTGGTCATTTGGCTAAACGAATCTGGAAAAGACAATATTTTGAAGGATGAGTCGATTTTGAACCATTCGGTCAAACAGGGTGAAATATTAGTAGTAGCCGACTTGCGAGGATATGGTGAAACGACCGATCCCGAAAACTTCAACGAATCCAAATACTGGAACTCAGAATACCGCAATGCAATGATTGGCTTACACATTAGGAAAACCATTGTAGGACAGAGAGTTACCGATATCTTTTCATTACTTGATTTCATTTCCACTAACGCTCAATTTGCAGATTATCCTATTCAACTGAAAGCAAACGGCACTTACGGCCCAGTAGCCATTCACGCCACTTATCTTGATAGGCGAATTGCTCAAACCGAAATCTCCAATTCCATCAAATCTTATCTTGAATTTATAGAAAATCCAATGCAGCGAAATGCTTATACCAATGTTGTACCCAGCGTTTTGAAATATTATGATTTAAAAGACTTGTGTGGAAAGGCAGGAAAATCTCGTATCAAATTTATGGATTAA
- a CDS encoding DeoR/GlpR family DNA-binding transcription regulator has protein sequence MLAKQRKEKIFELIKEDGAAKVTDLARIFKVTEVTIRQDLEKLEKEGLVVREHGGVHLKNVEDQVRNFELTHQENLTKKEIIAQKCLDFIHPGDTIILDSGSTTTEIAKKIMHIKGLTVITNALNIALMLGANPNIEVVMTGGEFKPPTLSLTGQKAADFFKGLNVQKLFLATAGISLKSGLTYPSISDLVVKKAMIDSADTTYLVADSTKIGKTAFASLGALSLIDFIITDGGVNEKHKQVFKDNEIELIIAKKKEN, from the coding sequence ATGCTTGCCAAACAGAGAAAAGAAAAAATTTTTGAACTAATAAAGGAGGATGGTGCTGCAAAGGTTACTGATTTAGCGAGGATATTCAAAGTAACAGAAGTTACGATTCGTCAAGATTTGGAAAAATTAGAAAAAGAAGGATTGGTAGTAAGAGAACATGGAGGTGTCCATCTCAAAAATGTTGAAGATCAAGTACGTAATTTCGAACTGACTCATCAAGAGAATCTTACGAAAAAAGAAATTATCGCTCAAAAGTGTTTAGATTTTATTCATCCTGGAGATACCATCATACTTGATTCTGGTTCAACAACCACAGAGATAGCCAAAAAAATAATGCACATTAAGGGCCTTACAGTCATTACCAATGCATTAAATATTGCCCTCATGCTCGGTGCTAATCCAAATATCGAAGTGGTAATGACGGGCGGAGAGTTTAAACCTCCTACCCTTTCTCTGACAGGACAAAAAGCGGCTGATTTTTTCAAAGGATTGAACGTACAGAAACTCTTTTTGGCTACTGCTGGAATTTCATTAAAGTCTGGTCTTACGTATCCAAGCATAAGTGATTTAGTAGTGAAAAAAGCCATGATAGATTCAGCTGATACCACCTATTTGGTTGCTGATTCCACAAAGATTGGCAAGACTGCATTCGCCAGTTTGGGAGCCTTGTCACTCATCGATTTTATTATTACAGATGGAGGGGTGAATGAAAAGCACAAACAGGTTTTTAAAGACAATGAAATTGAATTAATCATTGCAAAAAAAAAAGAAAATTAA
- a CDS encoding L-fucose/L-arabinose isomerase family protein, whose translation MNKQNITLGVIIGNRDFFPDKLVSEARVDVLKILDEQGIEAILLNENDTKLGGVETYQDARKCADLFIKHKKDIAGVLIVLPNFGDERGVADTLHLADLKVPVLIQGYPDELHKLNVANRRDSWCGKISVCNNLYQYGIKYTITTKHVVHPTDPSFIKDLKQFSAVCRIVRGMKNVRIGAIGARPTAFNTVRYSEKILQKNGISVVTCDLSEILGNANKLENSDQRVKAHLEKIHNYASVGLTPPEALFQIAKLDVVLNDFMQANDLDANAIQCWTSLQQNYGCNVCTSSSMFSEGMIPSACEVDVTGTLSMYAMQLASGSPSALVDWNNNYANDDEKCVLFHCGNWAKSFLPDIEISNAPILGTTVGVENTYGALDGRTPASPLTFGRITTDDTKGVMKCYVGDGQLTDDELNTFGNRAVAKIPNLQGLMQYVCKNGFEHHVVMNASHTSAALKEAFENYLGWEVYHHNG comes from the coding sequence ATGAACAAACAGAACATCACTTTAGGGGTCATTATTGGGAACAGAGATTTTTTTCCCGACAAATTGGTGTCAGAAGCAAGAGTCGATGTCTTGAAGATACTTGACGAACAAGGTATTGAAGCAATATTGCTTAATGAAAACGACACCAAATTAGGAGGTGTAGAGACGTATCAAGATGCTCGTAAATGCGCTGATTTGTTCATCAAACACAAAAAGGATATTGCAGGAGTGTTGATAGTGTTGCCCAACTTTGGTGATGAAAGAGGCGTGGCAGATACGCTGCATTTGGCTGATTTGAAAGTACCCGTTTTGATTCAGGGTTATCCAGATGAATTGCATAAATTGAATGTTGCGAATAGAAGAGATTCTTGGTGCGGTAAGATTTCTGTCTGCAATAACTTGTATCAATATGGCATCAAATATACGATTACGACTAAACACGTTGTGCATCCAACCGACCCATCGTTTATTAAAGATTTGAAGCAATTTTCGGCAGTTTGTCGAATAGTTAGAGGGATGAAAAATGTGAGAATTGGAGCAATTGGAGCAAGACCAACAGCCTTCAATACAGTTCGATACAGTGAAAAAATTCTTCAAAAAAATGGCATTTCCGTTGTCACCTGTGATTTATCCGAAATATTGGGCAATGCCAACAAATTGGAGAATTCGGATCAACGTGTCAAGGCTCATTTAGAGAAAATCCATAATTATGCCTCAGTTGGTCTGACTCCACCAGAAGCACTATTCCAAATCGCAAAATTGGATGTGGTATTAAATGACTTCATGCAAGCCAATGATTTGGATGCAAACGCCATTCAGTGCTGGACTTCATTGCAGCAAAACTACGGCTGCAATGTTTGTACAAGCTCAAGTATGTTCAGTGAAGGAATGATTCCTAGTGCCTGCGAAGTAGATGTCACAGGAACGCTAAGTATGTACGCCATGCAATTGGCATCTGGTTCACCGAGCGCATTGGTAGATTGGAATAACAATTATGCCAATGATGACGAAAAATGTGTGCTTTTCCATTGCGGAAACTGGGCAAAATCTTTCCTCCCTGATATTGAAATTAGCAATGCACCCATTTTAGGCACGACTGTAGGAGTCGAAAACACTTACGGAGCTTTGGACGGACGTACACCTGCATCACCTTTGACCTTCGGACGCATTACTACGGACGACACCAAAGGGGTAATGAAATGTTATGTAGGTGATGGACAATTAACTGATGACGAACTAAATACATTTGGCAACAGAGCAGTAGCCAAAATCCCTAACCTTCAAGGGTTGATGCAGTACGTTTGTAAAAATGGTTTTGAACACCATGTAGTTATGAATGCATCACATACCTCTGCCGCATTAAAAGAAGCATTTGAGAATTACTTGGGATGGGAAGTGTATCATCATAATGGGTAA